The genomic interval ATCATCGCGCGGGCGGACGTCGTGAAGTCCTCCGACGAGGACGTCGCATGGCTCTACGGTACCGACGACCTCGAGGACGTCGTCGCCTCGTGGCGCGAGCTGGGCCCGGCGTTCACCGTCATGACCCGTGGCGGCAAGGGCGCCGTCGGCTTCGCCGCCTCCGGGCGCGTCGACATCGACCCCGTCCGCGTCGACGTCGCCGACACCGTGGGCGCCGGCGACACCTTCTCGGCCGGCATCCTGCACGCCCTCGGCGAGCGCGATCTGCTGGGCTCGACCCACGCCGAGCAGCTGCGCGCGATCGACACCGACGACCTCTCCGCCGTGCTCGGCTTCGCCGCCGGCCTGGCCGCCATCACGGTCTCCCGGCCGGGCGCCAACCCGCCCTGGTCGCACGAGCTCACCTGACCTCTCGGCCCGGGCGCGACGTTCGTGGCACCACCCTGCCCCTGCGCGTCCGGCCGCCTTGCCCCCATCCGCCCGGCCGCCCGCCGCGAGCGACCTCGACTCCCCCAGGAGACCCGCATGACCGACATCGACTACCGCATCGAGCACGACACCATGGGCGAGGTCCGCGTGCCCGCCTCGGCCCTCTACCGCGCCCAGACCCAGCGCGCCGTCGAGAACTTCCCCATCTCCGGCCAGGGTCTCGAGCCCGCGCACATCCACGCCCTCGCCCAGGTCAAGAAGGCCGCCGCCCGCGCCAACCTCGAGCTCGAGGTCCTGGACCAGGAGATCGCCGCCGCCATCGTCGCCGCCGCCGACTCCGTCATCGCGGGCGAGCACGACGACCAGTTCCCGGTCGACACCTACCAGACGGGCTCGGGCACGAGCTCGAACATGAACATGAACGAGGTGCTCGCGACCCTCGCCTCGACCGACACGCTGCAGGTCCACCCCAACGACCACGTGAATGCCTCGCAGTCCTCCAACGACGTGTTCCCGACCTCGGTGCACGTGGCCGTGACCTCGGCCGTCGTGAACCACCTGCTGCCCTCCCTCGACCACCTCGCCGCGTCGCTCGAGACCAAGGCCGAGGCCTGGAAGAACGTCGTGAAGTCCGGACGCACGCACCTCATGGACGCGACCCCCGTGACGCTCGGCCAGGAGTTCGGCGGGTACGCCGCCGCGATCCGCTACGGCATCGAGCGCGTCGAGGCGGCCCTGCCCCGCACCGCCGAGGTGCCCCTGGGCGGCACCGCCGTCGGCACCGGCATCAACACGCCCACCGGCTTCCCGCAGCGGGTGATCGAGCTGCTCGGCGAGCAGACCGAGCTCGAGCTCACCGAGGCGCGCAACCACTTCGAGGCGCAGGGCGCCCGCGACGGCCTCGTCGAGATGTCGGGGGCGCTGCGCACGATCGCCGTGTCCCTCACCAAGATCTGCAACGACCTGCGCTGGATGGGCTCGGGCCCCAACACCGGCCTCGGCGAGATCGCGATCCCGGACCTGCAGCCGGGCAGCTCGATCATGCCGGGCAAGGTCAACCCCGTGATCCCCGAGGCCGTCCTCATGGTCTGCGCGAAGGTCGTCGGCAACGACGCGACGGTCGCCTGGGGCGGCGCTCAGGGCTCGTTCGAGCTCAACGTGCAGATCCCGATCATGGGCACGAGCCTGCTGGAGTCCATCCGCCTGCTCG from Brachybacterium huguangmaarense carries:
- a CDS encoding class II fumarate hydratase, with the protein product MTDIDYRIEHDTMGEVRVPASALYRAQTQRAVENFPISGQGLEPAHIHALAQVKKAAARANLELEVLDQEIAAAIVAAADSVIAGEHDDQFPVDTYQTGSGTSSNMNMNEVLATLASTDTLQVHPNDHVNASQSSNDVFPTSVHVAVTSAVVNHLLPSLDHLAASLETKAEAWKNVVKSGRTHLMDATPVTLGQEFGGYAAAIRYGIERVEAALPRTAEVPLGGTAVGTGINTPTGFPQRVIELLGEQTELELTEARNHFEAQGARDGLVEMSGALRTIAVSLTKICNDLRWMGSGPNTGLGEIAIPDLQPGSSIMPGKVNPVIPEAVLMVCAKVVGNDATVAWGGAQGSFELNVQIPIMGTSLLESIRLLANAATALADKTVDGLVANEEKARFYAEASPSIVTPLNKLIGYENAAKIAKHAVAEGISVRESTLDLGFVERGELTEEQLDAALDVLSMTSPKA